One window of Leucoraja erinacea ecotype New England chromosome 14, Leri_hhj_1, whole genome shotgun sequence genomic DNA carries:
- the LOC129703153 gene encoding probable G-protein coupled receptor 148, whose amino-acid sequence MNISKCENCNSYNVMSLLGQETVSVQFSTNLSQTAELRVLRNLMQKSYFTMSYQGMDGLVIPLVICLFASLLATPLVLMAIFSNSSLRQETRYLLLANTMVNDLIYSVLNTFIAILNTVGIGMPKVVCEMFLFILTVAYSNGILTITAMVVDTYVAIRWPLHYSSLLSHSRTIKIIACIWITSVSLSSVLLIITLGTQTNPFSLLTMCVAPLVLLSSPFGTSLLKCSYGIMVLYFLICLVLISSSCIMLYCKTKTSGIWVNNSRAKQTYLIHSVLLIVYFSPLVVLLGGVVINGMHPTETQSAAWIIVSVNDILMLPKAVSPYVYGLRYREITNTIRSFFTLRSIAQIRPL is encoded by the coding sequence ATGAATATATCTAAATGTGAAAATTGCAATTCTTACAACGTGATGTCTCTTCTGGGGCAAGAAACGGTTTCTGTGCAATTCTCCACAAATCTCTCGCAGACTGCAGAACTCCGAGTCTTACGTAACCTAATGCAGAAATCATATTTCACTATGTCCTATCAAGGAATGGATGGTTTGGTCATTCCTCTAGTTATCTGTCTTTTTGCCTCACTGCTGGCCACTCCTCTGGTCCTGATGGCCATCTTTTCGAACAGCAGTCTTCGTCAGGAGACCAGGTATCTTCTGCTTGCTAACACCATGGTGAATGATTTAATTTATTCGGTACTGAACACCTTTATTGCTATCCTGAACACGGTGGGTATTGGAATGCCCAAAGTAGTTTGCGAAATGTTTTTGTTCATTTTAACTGTGGCTTATTCCAATGGGATTCTGACAATCACCGCCATGGTGGTGGACACTTATGTGGCCATTCGTTGGCCTCTTCACTATTCTTCACTTTTATCCCACTCTAGAACAATCAAGATCATTGCCTGCATATGGATTACCTCTGTCAGCCTTTCCTCTGTACTGCTCATCATTACGTTAGGGACACAGACAAATCCATTCTCCTTGCTGACGATGTGTGTGGCACCCTTGGTGCTTTTGTCCTCTCCATTTGGAACTTCTTTGTTAAAATGTTCTTATGGCATTATGGTTCTCTATTTTCTAATATGTTTAGTACTAATATCGAGTTCCTGTATCATGTTATATTGCAAAACTAAGACATCGGGGATATGGGTTAACAACTCAAGAGCAAAGCAGACTTATCTCATCCATTCAGTGCTGTTAATTGTTTATTTCTCCCCTCTGGTTGTGCTCTTAGGTGGGGTGGTGATTAATGGAATGCATCCGACTGAGACCCAGTCGGCAGCTTGGATCATTGTGTCAGTAAATGATATACTGATGTTACCGAAGGCAGTGAGCCCCTATGTCTATGGACTGAGGTATCGAGAGATTACAAATACCATCCGGTCATTCTTCACTCTGAGGTCGATAGCTCAAATAAGGCCGCTGTGA
- the LOC129703538 gene encoding probable G-protein coupled receptor 148: protein MQFLPGEELVTVQFSANLSHSVELHFQHKIIQAWVNALGQTKTNILMVPLMICLLASLLATPVVLMAIFSNNSLRQETRYLLLANTLVNDLIYSVLNTFIDILNAAGVGMPRVVCETLLYVLTVAYCNGILTVTAMVVDTYVAVGWPLHYPSLLSQSRTLKVILCIWIVSAVAPSVIYFLTLATQQNPLSTLSICILPIIFLFSVLRLPLLKIYYSFTVIYFLICLVLISTSYIMLYYKTKTSGIWSGNSRARQTFVIHSMLLFFYLFPLLVLVAGGALQELDLISYATGLWINMSMANMLMMLPKAVSPYVYALRYREVTKTIQSLSLLRHIRRVNPTE from the coding sequence ATGCAATTTCTTCCAGGTGAAGAACTTGTtactgtgcaattctctgcaaaTCTTTCACATTCTGTGGAACTTCATTTTCAACACAAAATCATCCAGGCATGGGTAAATGCTTTGGGACAGACCAAAACAAATATTTTGATGGTTCCTCTGATGATTTGTCTATTGGCTTCACTTCTGGCCACTCCTGTAGTCCTGATGGCCATATTTTCAAACAACAGCCTTCGCCAGGAGACCAGGTACCTTCTGCTTGCCAACACTCTGGTCAATGATTTGATTTATTCAGTACTGAACACGTTCATTGACATCCTTAATGCTGCAGGCGTGGGAATGCCTCGAGTTGTTTGTGAAACGCTATTGTATGTGCTAACAGTGGCTTATTGTAATGGAATCCTGACAGTCACTGCTATGGTGGTGGACACATATGTGGCTGTTGGTTGGCCGCTTCATTATCCCTCACTTTTATCACAATCCAGGACCCTGAAAGTAATTCTTTGTATTTGGATTGTCTCTGCCGTAGCTCCATCCGTCATCTATTTCTTGACACTGGCAACTCAACAGAATCCGTTATCGACATTATCGATTTGTATTTTACCCATAATATTCCTGTTCTCtgtccttcgattacctttgttAAAAATTTACTACAGTTTTACAGTAATTTACTTTCTAATATGTTTAGTACTGATCTCCACTAGCTACATCATGTTGTACTATAAAACTAAGACATCAGGAATATGGTCTGGCAACTCCAGGGCACGGCAGACCTTTGTTATTCATTCAATGCTCCTattcttttatttatttcccttGCTTGTGTTGGTGGCAGGGGGCGCACTCCAAGAACTGGACCTGATTTCCTATGCGACAGGACTCTGGATCAATATGTCAATGGCAAATATGCTTATGATGTTACCCAAAGCGGTTTCCCCATATGTttatgcactgaggtacagagaaGTCACAAAGACAATACAATCATTATCTTTGCTAAGGCACATTAGGCGTGTAAATCCCACTGAATAG
- the LOC129703794 gene encoding probable G-protein coupled receptor 148 — protein MASLGAECTFLFHSNGSSIPNSTFASSTIAEIYLRWVQALLRGRSRLTIIPGGICFFASLLASPLILLAIFTKSTLRQESRYLLLGNTLISDLIYSVINFSIQLSNAFQLSSPKVVCELLLFTLTTTWCCGIMTITAMVIDTYLAVNWPLHYITLLPPTRTVRLVIFIWFLVTLPQFIITIIMIATQQSPFCKLKLCEVDYIFLIAPHGAVLAHLFYGMFILLLLSCICLLLGCYFMLYWKTRNSGIWRGFTSRARLTFLMHSIVLFFYFGSMLLLIFESILYYCGMIKFETVTFLTWALSNVIMMAPKALAPYMYAMRYRELAKVIKSFFFVKKLNRVEPLC, from the coding sequence ATGGCTTCACTTGGTGCAGAATGCACTTTTCTTTTCCACTCTAATGGCTCATCAATCCCAAACTCTACATTTGCCTCCAGCACTATTGCTGAGATATACTTGCGATGGGTTCAGGCTTTGTTGCGGGGCCGAAGTAGGCTTACCATCATCCCTGGAGGAATCTGCTTCTTTGCATCATTGCTAGCCAGCCCACTAATTTTGCTCGCCATTTTCACCAAAAGCACCCTCCGCCAAGAATCCAGATACCTACTGCTCGGCAACACTTTGATCAGTGACTTGATTTACTCGGTGATAAACTTCAGCATCCAGCTTTCTAATGCTTTCCAGCTGAGCTCTCCCAAGGTGGTGTGTGAATTGCTGCTTTTCACTCTCACGACTACATGGTGCTGTGGGATTATGACAATCACAGCCATGGTGATAGACACCTACCTGGCTGTTAACTGGCCTCTGCACTATATCACTCTGCTCCCCCCTACTAGGACAGTCAGATTGGTCATCTTCATATGGTTTTTGGTTACTTTGCCACAGTTTATCATCACTATCATAATGATAGCAACACAACAATCTCCATTTTGCAAGTTGAAATTGTGTGAAGTGGACTACATTTTCCTAATAGCTCCACACGGCGCTGTCCTTGCTCACCTTTTTTATGGGATGTTCATTCTTCTGTTACTGTCATGCATATGTTTGCTGCTGGGTTGTTATTTCATGTTGTACTGGAAGACAAGGAATTCCGGGATATGGAGAGGCTTTACCTCCAGGGCAAGACTCACCTTTCTAATGCACTCTATTGTCCTCTTCTTTTACTTTGGTTCAATGCTACTGCTTATATTTGAAAGCATTTTATATTATTGTGGCATGATTAAGTTTGAGACTGTTACTTTCCTCACCTGGGCATTGTCTAATGTAATAATGATGGCACCAAAGGCCCTAGCACCCTACATGTATGCAATGAGGTACAGAGAACTAGCAAAGGTTATCAAATCATTCTTCTTTGTAAAAAAATTGAATCGGGTGGAACCCTTGTGTTAA